Genomic window (Pirellulaceae bacterium):
TTACGACATCGTAAATGAATCGGTTGAAGATACAGTCACCAAGATCAGTCAAGCGTTAAGTTCGCACACCTAATCTAAATTCAAACGCATTTATTGCGTCCTGCCATCCCAAAGAGAGGTATCCATGCTCGAAGAACTGAAAGAGGAAGGTATCGTCAACAAAGTTGGGGGTCGGTTCAAGCTTTCAACGTTGATTCAAAAACGGTTAGTTGCACTCAGCGCAGGCAGCCGCCCTCTGGTCGAGGTCGACACTCAAAACAAAATGGAAATCGTGCTTCAGGAAATCATTCAAGACAAGATTTTCTTGGATGCCTCCAACGAAATCCGCATCACGGGTGAGCCGGAAGAAGGGGCTGGTTTACCCGACCTTGACCCGACGAATCTGTAATGAACGGTCGGCGACTACTGGTTGGCGTCACGGGTGGAATTGCCGCTTACAAAACGGCTGGGCTAGTTAGTCAACTGGTCCAGGCGGGTGGTGATGTTTCGGTCGTAATGACTCGAAGTTCGCTCGAATTCATCGGCCAAGCCACATTTGCCGCCTTAACCGGTCGCCCCGTCGCGACGCAACTCTTCGACCCTCAGTTCCCCTTAGGGGCCCACATTGAGCTGGCTCGAGAAAATGAACTGTTGTGCATCGCCCCGACCAGTGCGCATTGCCTGGCACGTCTCGCCCAAGGGCAAAGCGATGATCTTCTTTCGACGCTTTACCTCTGCTTTGCCGGACCTGTTGTGTTGGCCCCGGCGATGAATCATCAAATGTGGCAAAGTCCGGCCGTGCAACGCAATGTCCAAACACTACGTCAGGATGGTGTTCACTTCATCGACCCTGAGGAAGGCTGGCTTAGTTGCCGTCAATCGGGGGCGGGTCGCATGGCAGACCCGAACGAAATCGCCAAGCGTATCACCCAATTGCTCAGCCAATAAGGTTCGATTATCGACGGAAGTCCCCCCCTTCTCGGCTCCTATCAACTATCAACCGGACCAGCTCCCCAATCATGGCGCGTATCCTTATCACCTCTGGCCCAACGCGACAATATCTCGACCCAGTTCGTTATTTGACCAATGCCTCCAGTGGACGAATGGGAAAAGCTCTCGCCAATGCGGCGGCCCTCGCGGGACACGAAGTCATCGTCATCAGCGGGCCGGTTGAGGTCGAATACGACAAAGGCATGGAAGTCGTTCCGATTGTTTCCACCGAAGAAATGCTCGATGCGGCCAAGCATCTTTTCGAATCCTGCGATGGTGCAATCGGTGTGGCCGCCCCGTGTGACTATCGCCCCACCAAGGTCGAAGCACAAAAGATCTCAAAAACGGGGGAACCCTTGACGTTGCAATTGATCGAGACACCCGATGTGGTAGCAACTCTAGGAGCTCGCAAGCGATCAGACCAATGGGTCGTTGGATTCGCACTCGAGACGGATGACCACCGCTTCCGTGCAATTCGCAAGCTCGAAGAAAAGAGTTGCGACCTGATTGTGTTAAATTCGCCGGAGGCGATGAACTCCCCCGAAACACGTGTGGAAATCCTGAATCCCGCCGGTAATGTTGTCCGGGCAATCGCCGGGGCCAAGTCAGCTGTCGCAGCTGAAATCGTCACCATCATCGACCAGCAACTTGTCAAACAGGTAAATCTCTCCAATTAACTGCTACGGATTAGCCGCCACACATCCGCGAGAGCTCACGCAGATATTCAAGCGCCGCATCCAACTCAGAGGCAGGGACTCCCACCTGGCGACCGTCCCGATCGCACTGAGACAAAAGCATCAACTCCTCGAAGCTCTCGGACTCCCTCAACCGCCGTTGCGCTCTAGCACCCAACGTGCCGTCACGAATCGCGTTAGCATCCATGTGGTGCGCAATCAGCCATGCCGTACGTTCGGTGATAAAACCTTCCAACGATTCGAGTCCCGCCTCCACATGTTGCTCGCTGTCCACAGCCTTCCCCACATCATGCAACAATGCGGCCAGCAAAAACTCTTCGTCGTAGGGGAGTTCGTCACAAGCCAAATCAAACACTTGCAAGCTGTGATAAAGCGCGTCCCCTTCGGGGTGATACTTTCGACTTTGCTTCACATTTTCGAGCGGCAGCAACAACGACTCGTAGAGCTGAAAACGATCCACTTGCTCGCTCGCCTCCGATAGCGCCCGTTGCAAATCGAGTTCGGGATACTCCGTGGCCAAAAACGTTTTGAATTCTGCCACGCTGGCCCGCTCGATTCCCTTACCAGTAATAGAACTCTTGAACACATAATGAGCCCGATTGGCGGGATAGACCGTCAGTTCAACGGGATATTTGTCCTGCAGGTGGATGTGAGTAAAAAGGCGTGTTTGCCCCTGCTTTCGCACTGTTTTCCGTTCAATCTCGAGGACCCAACCCTCATCCTGCAAACAGAGGGCAACCGCCTCGGCACTATCGGAAAACACGTGGAGGTCGATATCAGAACCGTGGCGGATGTGACCGGTGAGAACGCTACCGATTAAACGAGGGCGAAAGCGTGCGATAACCAACATGATTCGCAAGGCTTCGATTCGCATCTCGCGAAGACAATGGGTCCGTTGGTCCCCCTCAAAAACCCTAGCAAACAATTGAACCTGATCGCGGATTTCGGCATTGCTAGGCAAATCAGCCGGTTTTACCCAGCCTCGACAAACCTGCCGAGCCGCTTTCATCTTGGCACGATAATACTCCGACTCCTGGCGATCGTAGAGCAGGCGAGCGGCTTCCCAAGCAATTTGCCTTCGCAATTTCGAATGTTGCATGAAGAGCCGCGTTTAAGCCGGTGTGCGGCGCGAGGCGAAAGGGGATTTGACTCGAATCGGGCGTCCAGGAGTGCATTTCAGCAATCGATTGGACTCATTATACAAGCCTCGGAATCGGCCTCTCAAGTGCCAATTTCCATGCGACAGCCGCTTGCGGGCCGAACAAATTCAACTTGAGCTCCCTGCCACTCGAAATTCCGCGGTCAGATCGCTACCATATGAGGTTCCCCACGACGGCAAAACATCCGCCGGTCCACTCCCCTGTGATTTCAATCTCGATTGAAGGTTAGAAAATGAAAGCAGTTGCCGTTACCCCAGGCAAGCCAAATAGCGTTCACCTCGAAGAGATTGACGTTCCCCATGTCGATCAGTACCCGGATGGAAAAGGCGTTCTGGTCAAAACACTCAAAGTGGGTGTGGATGCGACGGATCGAGAAATCAACGATGCCCTTTACGGAAATTCGCCTCAGGACGACGAATTTCTGATCATCGGTCACGAATGTTTTGGCATCGTGGAGGCAGTGGGGCCAAACGTCACCTCTGTCAAGCCAGGCGATTACGTCACGGCAACCGTGCGACGGCCTGGTGGATCGATCTATGATCAGATCGGCACCTACGACATGACGAGTGAAGAAATCTACTACGAACGCGGCATCAATCTCCTTCATGGTTATCTGACGGAATACTTTGTTGACGGGGAAGATTACATCGTTCGCGTCCCTGGCGGGCTCAAGCACCTCCACGTCTTAATGGAGCCAATGAGCTGTGCCGCCAAGGCGATTCAACAAGCTTTTGAAGTTCAGCGCCGCATGAAAGTCTGGCGTCCCAAAATTGCCTATGTGATGGGGGCCGGCCAGATCGGCCTGCTCGCGACCTTGATTCTGCGTCTGAAGGGGCTCGAGGTTTATACACTCGCCCGTCGCCCCGCACCTCGTCTAAACGCTGAAATCGTGGAGGGGTACGGTGCCACTTACGTGAGTACCAAAGATCAATCAATCGCTCAACTGGCCAGCGAAGTAGGCAAAGCAGACCTGATTGTCGAGGCAACTGGGAGCAGTTGGATTGCCTTTGAAAGCATGAAGGTTTTGGGGCACAACGGAGTTCTTGTTTGGCACAGTGTGACCGGCGGAGACAAGCAGGTCCAAGTACCAGCGGATCAACTCAACATCGAATTTGTCCTCGGAAACAAGCTTCTACTTGGTTCGGTGAATGCGAATCGCGAACACTTCGAAGCCGGGATTCGCGATTTAGCTCTGGGCGAAGCGATGTATCCCGGAGTCACAGAAAAAATCCTGACAACACCCGTTGATGGTTTAGATAACTACAAAGACTTGATGCGATTGCTTGTAGAAGACAAAGACGCGTTGAAAGTCTACGTGAATGTCGCCACCGCATGATCAGCGAGCACCCCTATGAGGCGGCGTTTTTCATGTCACTGCAGGTTCGCTTGTTGAGAGAGGAACGAAAATCGCGATGACCTTAAAGACCCCCCAACGCAAACGACCAACTCGAGCTGGTAAAAAGGATGTGCTGCTCATCGCCAGCGGTGACCTGCGCCTTTCGGCAAATCAAGTTTGCTGGCCAGCGCAAAAAGAAATGGAAAAAGCGTTATTTGAGGCAGTGAAGGATCATGGCTACCGGGTGGTCCGAGCTCACTCCTACCAGAACGCCCAAAAACACGGATTCATTGCATCTCAACGCGAGGGCATGGACGTGTTTGCAGGAATCGATCCGCAGGCGCCACTGATTGTTGCCGAAGCGGTCTGGCAATACTCACATCACGTTCTTCCCGGACTTTGTACGCATGAAGGACCGATTCTCACGCTAGCGAATTGGTCGGGAACTTGGCCCGGCTTGGTCGGCATGTTGAACCTGAATGGCTCATTAACCAAAGCGGGTGTCAAATACTCCACCCTGTGGGCCGAGGATTTCCAGGCCTCCCACTTCCGACAAAAACTTAATCGCTGGCTCGAGACGGGGAAAATCAGCCATCCAACTTCGCATGCCAAGCGTCTGTCGCGCATCAAGATACCCGCCAAACTACAGCGACTTGGGTCCGCTCTCGCCTCGCAATTGAAAACCGACAAGGCAATTATGGGCGTCTTCGATGAAGGTTGTATGGGCATGTTCAATGCGATCATCCCCGACCACCTTTTGAATCCAACGGGCGTCTTCAAAGAACGCTTGAGTCAATCGGCTCTGTTCTACGAAACGAATCAAGTCAGCAACCAGGAAGCGGACGAGGTACGAAGCTGGATGGAGAAACGCGGCATGACGTTTCACACTGGCCGCAAACACGCAACCGACCTGACGGACAAACAGATCCGCACACAATGCAAAATGTACGTTGCTGCCCTGCGAATCGCCGACGACTTCGGCTGCGACACAATCGGCATTCAATACCAGCAGGGACTGAAGGATCTGCTACCTGCTAGTGATTTGGCGGAAGGCACATTAAATAACACGAAGCGTCCACCGGTGAAAGCACGAGACGGCTCAAAGATTTTATACGCGGGAGAGCCCCTTCCTCACTTCAACGAAGTTGACGAATGTGCTGGCCTGGATGGATTGATGACACATCGCGTGCATCGTTCCCTGGGACAACCTCCCGAAAATACCCTTCATGACCTGCGCTGGGGCGATCGCGACGCTTCTGGCACAACCGATGAGTATGTCTGGGTATTCTTAATCAGTGGATCCGCGCCGCCGGAACACTTCCCAGGAGGATGGAAAGGTGCCTCAAGCGAGCGACAACCGGCAATGTATTTCCCCAACGGCGGCGGCACCCTGAAGGGCATCTCAAAACCAGGGGAAATTGTCTGGTCACGGATCTTTGTCGAATCCGGCAAACTAAAAATGGATCTTGGACGGGCCAAAGCGATCGAGTTACCCGAGAAAGAAACTCAGCGACGTTGGGCAGCCACCACGTCGCAATGGCCGATACTGCATGCCGTGACTTACGGCGTCAGTCGCGATCAAATGATGGCACGGCACAAGAGTAATCATATCCAAGTGGCTTATGCTCATGACGCCAAGCAGGCGGATCAGGCGATGCTCGTCAAAGCTGCCATGGCGGCTGAGTTGGGCCTGGAGGTTGCCATCTGCGGTACGCGAGCGGACGGCAAAGCTTGGTAGCGTGGTTCACGGTCGCATGTCCAAGCAAATCAGCTCCCCCTTGTCGCCTTGATTATCACGCACCAGCAGTCTGCCGTGACTCAAAGCGGGCAAGGCTCGGGTACTATGCGGGGAGACGCGATGACGACTGATCTCGCTATACTGCGACGGGCTTGCCTTGGCAATGATCAACTCACCTTCGTTCGTCATTGCCAACAGTCGCTCACCAACCAAAATCAGATTCGCAACACCGAAATCCGGCTGCGACCAGATCACACGTCCAGTCCCAATCTCAATACATCGCAAATCGGCCGACCCCAAATCCTCGCGTCCATGAATTCCATATAAAAAATCAGCTTTAGCAACCGGCGTATTGTATTGGCTTGACATGGAACGATCGTTTTCCCAGATCGATCGTTCCGGTGACCGCAAATTCAACAAGGCGGCACCCACTTGGTAACTCGATGTCAGGAACAGTCGATCTTTAATCACGATCGGCGTGGCCGCATTTACCGTTGGACCGCGACGTCCAAACGGAAATCGGAAAGCGAGTTTACCGTTCTGCGGGTTGATGGCCACCGCATTGTAGCGAGTCACGAACACGACGGATGGGTTTCCACGAACGGAAGCCACGGTAGGTGACGAATAACTCGCCCCCTCATCAGTCGCATGCCACAGCGTTTTCCCATTGCTCAACGACAACGCGACAAGACCCGCCGACGGTCGGCCCCCAACGTTAAACAACACTCGATCATCGACAGCAATCGGGCTGCTACCCGCACCGAAATAACCTTCCTGAGCGCCGTAATCGCCGTACAAGTCGCGAGTCCACAATTTGGCTCCCGTCTTGCGATCGACAGCATGGGCCACACCGGCAGCCCCAAACAAGATAACCCGATCCTGGTGAACCAGAGGAACGCATCGCGGTCCCGCATCCGGATTGATACCACCTCGATAGGTGGCCTCAAAATCAACCTTCCAAAGACGTTTGCCTGTTTCCAGATCCAGTGCATCCAAACGCTCCACATCGTCGACTCGATGGAACAAATAGACGACAGAATCGACAACCGCAGGCCCCGCGTACCCCTGCCCCACTGGGAAACGCCAACTTTGCCTCGGCTCGCTCACGATTGGCTCATCGGCGGCGACACCGTTTCGATGGAGTCCGTGAATCTGCGGCCAATCGGCCCCTCTGGCTGGCGACAGCCCCAATTGGCCTCCTAGGCTAGTCAGCAGAAGGACTAGTATTGATACCATTTCACCGCTAGATCTCTGCTTTACTTTGGCAATCGTCAAATGTTTCCCCTTTCTTCTCGCAGACGGGCATTGCGTTAATCCCCGCCTACTGGGGTACAATGCCGATCTGGATGAGCAGTTCTGGTACAGCTTCATTGTAGCCGGATCGAACTGATGAATTCGACCCTGCAAACTGAAACGGAACCGCCGAAGACTTGTTATTTCGCGAAAAGGCCCCTCAAAGATCAAGACCTTTGAAACCAGCTAAACTCGCTCGCCGTTTTCGGCTCTGGGAAAAAAAACGAGGCGACCGTCGCACGGGCTCCAAGTTATGGGGAACAGCGGGCGAGGCGTTTTTTTTTGCTGCGCTTTTTCTTTTCGGATCCATCTCACTCGCAACTCTCGTGACTGGTGAGCCAATTCCGATCGAAGACGGCTCTTCCTGGGGCGGTTGGGACTGGCTGATCATGATGGTTTTGGCCTCAATGGTCCTGGTCGGAGCGGGTGGCACCATTTACACGATTCTAATGGTCGGCACGACGGCAGAACGTCGTCGTGCATTAGCAAAACGAGCGACCGACATTGATCTTCTTGCCGAAACCCTACCCTCCCCCAAAGAATTCCCGAATGTGCCTCGGGACGTTAACCTCCGGAACAGTCCCGGCATCAAGCTCTCGTACCGACTCCCGATTACATCCTCTCCTGGATGGCAATTGCTGGTAATCGGTCTCTTCAGCTTGCTCTGGAACGGGATGGTCTCGGTATTGGTTGTTCTGGCGTTCCGCAAACACCTAACTCTCGGGGGTGAACCCGACTGGTACTTGGATGCACTTATCCTGCCATTCGCCGGAATCGGGATCATTTCGCTCTATTCCCTGTTTCGTCACCTGCTCGTTGCAACAGCCATTGGTCCTACCAGCCTGGAAATTTCCGACCACCCAATTAATCCGGGTGGATCCTATCGGGTTTATCTCACCCAGGCCGGTCGGCTTTCGGTAAAATCGTTCTCCTTGATTTTGGCCTGTTACGAAGAAGCAACTTACCGACAAGGCACGGATACGCGAACTGAACGACGATTAATTCATGAACATCAAGTGTTCAGCCACGGCAGTTTTGAGATTATGCCCAGCATACCGTATGAGCACGATTGCGAATTAACGTTTCCGAAACGGATCATGCACTCGTTTCAGTCAGAACACAACGCGGTTCAATGGCGACTCGTTGTTCGTGGCACGGTCGAAAAGTGGCCAAAGTATGAACGCGTATTTCCGTTGGTTGTATCTCCATCACCGTCGATCTTGGAAATCTGAGGACAACCGGTCCCATGATGGAGCCATTAATCAGCATCCAGATTCAGGACGATCGACCGTTTCTCAATCCGGGCGACACAATTGCCTGCGATTACCAAATCGATGCGGTCGAAGCGAGCGATATCCAAGCCGTCGAAGCTTCTGTGCTGTGGTATACCGAGGGCAAAGGCGACGAGGACATGGGCGTGCATTACTTTGAGCGCCGCGTTCCTACAGAAACCGAAGAAGATCTGCGGAAATGGCGCCGATTTCAAACGATTTTGCCCAACAGCCCACTCTCGTTCGACGGTGAATTAATCCAAATCCGCTGGTGTGTTCGCGTGAGAGCCTTTCTAAAACTTGGAAAACAGAGTTCCTTCGAACTGCCATTTCAACTGGGTGATGTCGAAAGCCCAAACGGCTGAATCCCAGATCATGCTAAGAACTCCGCGCAATCCGTTCCGCACCCGAAGAATTCGTCCCGAGGCAATGAACTACCTCTTCGATGATGCCTACTCCTGCTCGACGGTAGTGAAGGCACTTCAGCAAAACCATTGGCGTGGCCAAATCATCGGCCCGCACGGTTCGGGAAAAACAACTCTCCTACAGGCACTCCTCCCAGCCTGTCAGCAACGAGATCGTCAGGTTGCACAATTCAGCCTGCATGATCGCGAGCGGCGGCTCCCTTTTCAGTGGAAAGACGCAACAGCTTGGTCCGCAAAAACATTGATCGTCATCGATGGTTACGAACAGCTGAACTGGGTCGCCCGAAGTCGACTCCGAATTCTCACGCAGCAGAAAAAGTGTGGATTACTCGTCACCACGCACCGTGAAGTCAGCTTGCCTGTCATATTCCGCACAAGCACTTCAATCGAACTCACACAGAAAATTGTCCGTCAACTGGTCTCTCATGATTCGCAGATTAGTCCAGCAGACGTCACTTGCGCTTACCAGCAATGTCAGGGCAACGTCCGGGAAACTCTCTTCGCTCTCTACGACCTTTACCAAGATCGACATCGGCAAACGCGTCGCCTTGGATAACGCATTAAGCCCAAATCGAAACCAAATGTCAGCCAGCAATGCAGTCACTCAAATTCACTGGGTAACTCTCGCCGTTTTCGTAGTCCGGTCATCTGGTTAAAGCGAACTAACCGGCGTAATTGATCCCGTTTTAATGACTGCTATCAGCGACATGCTGCTCGCATCAAACTGCTCAATTCAATAGCGTTTTTCTTTACTGAATGATCTTCGTGTCCTAGGATTCATCGAGCGGTGTAACACATGAGGTATCCCCGGGGGGGGAAGCTGCTGAACACGGCAGCCTTCTTGTGATGCTCTTCACAACCGAGATCCAGCCATGGCTGCTGAATTCGACTGTGAACCTTTGTAGAAAACAGGAATAGGTTTCGGAGCATACTCAAATGGACCGTGAATCCATTAAAAGATGGGTAGTCATCTCTGCACTAACGGCGACCAGCCTGATGATTCCGGGCGAGGCAAAAGCTTGCTTCCTTGACTGGTTTCGGCGCCGTGAACCCACCACTTCGTATTACCCACCGGCAACAGCCGCACCGGCTGGCGCGTCCTGCGGAGCGGCCTACTGCGAACAGACCGTCCTACGTTACGTTCCACAAGTGGCTTATCGCACGGTCTGGCAACCGGTTCCGGTCACAACTTACCGCAGAACGGTCAGTTACAACCCCTCAAGCGGCCTGCCAATGACTTGCACACAACCGTGCACGTCCTACACCTACCAGGCTCGACGTGTACCCTATACGTCGTTTCGGCCGGTCTACACGCAAGTCCCGGTTACAAACGGCACTTCCGGATGCAATTCCTGCCAAACAACGGTCGCTCCGCCAGCAACGGCGACGCCTTATTACCAGTCTCCAGCTGCATCACAACCGGCATTTACGCCTTCGACAGGCGGTCTTCCAACCACCTCGGATCTGCCTGGCGCGTCTCCCTGGGAGCCAGTACAACCAGCCGTTCCCAGCCCTGCCGCAACCAATGGTGGCTACCCTGCTCCGCCACCGACAACGACCGATCCGGCAGACGATCGGCCGCGGATTGATCCACAAGCTGCTGACTTCAGCTCAATCCAACGCGTTCCTTCCACGGTAGCAAACAACCGTTTCTCGATTACTCCGAGCAACATCACACCACTGCAGTCAGAGTCTTCGTCGATTTCGGCAGCCGATCCGTTCAACCGAAGAATACCGAATTCCGCTCCATCCACGAGTCCAGCTCCACCGACAAGTTCCGCTCAGTCAACCTGGACCAGCGAGCCCACGGAGCCAAATGTCACGAGATCGCCACCAACGACCACCGATCTCGACATCCGCCCAATCCCGAAAATCAACATCCAACCTTCCGAGGCGCGTGAGCCGGTACCTCCAGTGCTCAACCAACCTCGCTCAAACACGGCCCTAATTCGTCCCATTCCGACAGAATGGGCTTCGAATCGAATTCAGTGGTCAGAACAACAAGTGAGCCACAATGTGTCGCCAGCGGTCAATGATGACTGGAAATCGACAACACCTCGGCGGCTCGATCGTCATCGGCTTCAAACTCCCGAGCAATCTCCGCAATGGGACACTTCAGGCTGGCGATCTGCCCACCGATAAGAAAAATTGGCGACGCTGAGACGCCACCAAGTAGGCCGCGACTGACCCACAGTCCACCGCGAACTCCTCACCGGGGTTCGCGGTTTTTTTTATGCTAGAAAGGTCCTGGCAGGCTTCCAGTCGGTCCATGATAATCACGGTTGATTCGCAATCGATGCCAGCCGGTTGATGTCACTCCCATGCCCGCAAATCTAACACAGAAGTACCACAAAGCGGAACAAGATTATCGTCGTGCTTGCTCGCCAGACGATGAGTTCCGCTGTCTCCAAGTGATGCTTCGCGAACTTCCAAAGCACAAGGGCACCGACAAATTACAAGCTGATTTGAAACAAAGAATCAGCAAGGCCAAACTCGATGCGGAAGCTGCCAAGAGCAGCAAAAAAGGTTACGGAGTCCGTATCCCTCGACAAGGCGCGGGACGTGTGATCCTGCTCGGCAGCCCAAATTCAGGAAAGAGTCAATTACTCTGCTCCTTGACGCGTGCGACTCCAGAAGTGGCCACCTACCCATTCACAACGCGCGACCCGATCCCGGGAATGATGCCTTGGGACGACATTCAAATTCAGCTCATCGATACTCCGCCAATTACAACGGATTTCCTTGAACCCTATCTACAAGGGCTCATTCGAGGTTCCGATCTGGCCTTGCTCGTGGTTGACCTTGCCAGTGATGACGGAATCGAGCAATGCCAGGAAGTTTGGGACCGTTTAGACGGGACAAAAACTCGATTGGCAAGTCGCTCTTATCTGGATGTCGAAGACATTGGACAATCTTTCACGCAATGCTTTCTCGTTGGCAACAAGATCGACGCGGACGGGGCCCCTGCACGGTTGAACTTCCTGTCCGAACTATTGGAGCTTGGCCTGAAAACCTTCCCCGTGTCCGCCCAAACCCAGGTTGGTCTTCACGAACTCAAGCAGTCAATCTACCGCACTTTAGATATCGTTCGCGTCTATACAAAACATCCAACGAAGCGGGAACCGGACTTTGACAATCCCTACACGATTCAGCGTGGGGGAACTCTCGCGGACGTGGCAGCCATGATCCACCACGACTTTGCAACTCGATTAAAATTTGCGAGAGTGTGGGGCTCGGCAGTCCATCATGGTACGACCGTCAAAGGCGACTATGTCCTGCACGACAAAGACATCATTGAACTCCACATCTGACGCATAAATTGATATGGAAAACCATGAACAACGTTAAAATCGCAAATACTTTCGACCAAATTGCCGACTTACTCGAGTTTAAATCGGCGAACCCTTTTCGGGTACGCGCCTACCGACGAGGTGCTCGAACTATTGGCGATCTTTCGGAGCCCATCTCCACGATCCTGAACGACAGCGAACGCAAATTGACCGACATTGACGGTATCGGAAAGGATCTGGCCGCCAAATGCGAAACGTTTGTCGAGACCGGCAAGATACCTTTGCTCGATGAGTTACTCGAGGACATCCCACGAACCGTTCTGGATTTACTTCGCGTTCCGGGCTTGGGTCCCAAAAAAGCGGCGGCCGTTTACCAGGAATTGAATGTCACAACTCTCGACGATCTCAAATCAGCCTGCGAGTCAGAACAAGTCCGCAACCTCAAGGGATTTGGAGCCAAAACTGAGCAGGCGATTCTCAGTGGTTTGGCGATCGCCAACGCGGCAAACCAACGAATCCTTTGGTCCGAAGCGGATACGATCGCGAACGCATTGCTGAATCATATGCACGTGAATTCGAAGATCGAAGAAATGTCGCTGGCCGGCAGTTATCGTCGCGGAAAAGAAACCGTCGGTGACCTCGATCTTCTCGTTGTGGCTCAAGATTCCCAACACATCATGGACCGATTCGCCGAATTTCCAGAGATCAATACCGTCAGCGTGCGTGGTGAAACAAAAATGTCCGTGCGTCTGGATTCCGGTTTTCAGATTGATTTACGAGTCGTTCCCCGCACTTCATTCGGAGCAGCGATCCAATACTTCACCGGCTCCAAGGAACATAACGTTGCCCTCAGAGGTCTCGCCAAAAAGAAAGGACTCAAAATAAACGAATACGGTGTCTACGAAGTCAAGACTAACAAATACGTGGCAGGGGAAACTGAAGCAGAAGTTTACGGCGCCTTAGACCTCATTTGGATTCCCCCTGAAC
Coding sequences:
- a CDS encoding PQQ-binding-like beta-propeller repeat protein; amino-acid sequence: MVSILVLLLTSLGGQLGLSPARGADWPQIHGLHRNGVAADEPIVSEPRQSWRFPVGQGYAGPAVVDSVVYLFHRVDDVERLDALDLETGKRLWKVDFEATYRGGINPDAGPRCVPLVHQDRVILFGAAGVAHAVDRKTGAKLWTRDLYGDYGAQEGYFGAGSSPIAVDDRVLFNVGGRPSAGLVALSLSNGKTLWHATDEGASYSSPTVASVRGNPSVVFVTRYNAVAINPQNGKLAFRFPFGRRGPTVNAATPIVIKDRLFLTSSYQVGAALLNLRSPERSIWENDRSMSSQYNTPVAKADFLYGIHGREDLGSADLRCIEIGTGRVIWSQPDFGVANLILVGERLLAMTNEGELIIAKASPSQYSEISRHRVSPHSTRALPALSHGRLLVRDNQGDKGELICLDMRP
- a CDS encoding HD domain-containing protein, which gives rise to MQHSKLRRQIAWEAARLLYDRQESEYYRAKMKAARQVCRGWVKPADLPSNAEIRDQVQLFARVFEGDQRTHCLREMRIEALRIMLVIARFRPRLIGSVLTGHIRHGSDIDLHVFSDSAEAVALCLQDEGWVLEIERKTVRKQGQTRLFTHIHLQDKYPVELTVYPANRAHYVFKSSITGKGIERASVAEFKTFLATEYPELDLQRALSEASEQVDRFQLYESLLLPLENVKQSRKYHPEGDALYHSLQVFDLACDELPYDEEFLLAALLHDVGKAVDSEQHVEAGLESLEGFITERTAWLIAHHMDANAIRDGTLGARAQRRLRESESFEELMLLSQCDRDGRQVGVPASELDAALEYLRELSRMCGG
- a CDS encoding glucose 1-dehydrogenase, which produces MKAVAVTPGKPNSVHLEEIDVPHVDQYPDGKGVLVKTLKVGVDATDREINDALYGNSPQDDEFLIIGHECFGIVEAVGPNVTSVKPGDYVTATVRRPGGSIYDQIGTYDMTSEEIYYERGINLLHGYLTEYFVDGEDYIVRVPGGLKHLHVLMEPMSCAAKAIQQAFEVQRRMKVWRPKIAYVMGAGQIGLLATLILRLKGLEVYTLARRPAPRLNAEIVEGYGATYVSTKDQSIAQLASEVGKADLIVEATGSSWIAFESMKVLGHNGVLVWHSVTGGDKQVQVPADQLNIEFVLGNKLLLGSVNANREHFEAGIRDLALGEAMYPGVTEKILTTPVDGLDNYKDLMRLLVEDKDALKVYVNVATA
- a CDS encoding 50S ribosome-binding GTPase; this translates as MPANLTQKYHKAEQDYRRACSPDDEFRCLQVMLRELPKHKGTDKLQADLKQRISKAKLDAEAAKSSKKGYGVRIPRQGAGRVILLGSPNSGKSQLLCSLTRATPEVATYPFTTRDPIPGMMPWDDIQIQLIDTPPITTDFLEPYLQGLIRGSDLALLVVDLASDDGIEQCQEVWDRLDGTKTRLASRSYLDVEDIGQSFTQCFLVGNKIDADGAPARLNFLSELLELGLKTFPVSAQTQVGLHELKQSIYRTLDIVRVYTKHPTKREPDFDNPYTIQRGGTLADVAAMIHHDFATRLKFARVWGSAVHHGTTVKGDYVLHDKDIIELHI
- a CDS encoding DNA-directed RNA polymerase subunit omega, encoding MLEELKEEGIVNKVGGRFKLSTLIQKRLVALSAGSRPLVEVDTQNKMEIVLQEIIQDKIFLDASNEIRITGEPEEGAGLPDLDPTNL
- a CDS encoding flavoprotein translates to MNGRRLLVGVTGGIAAYKTAGLVSQLVQAGGDVSVVMTRSSLEFIGQATFAALTGRPVATQLFDPQFPLGAHIELARENELLCIAPTSAHCLARLAQGQSDDLLSTLYLCFAGPVVLAPAMNHQMWQSPAVQRNVQTLRQDGVHFIDPEEGWLSCRQSGAGRMADPNEIAKRITQLLSQ
- a CDS encoding fucose isomerase, giving the protein MTLKTPQRKRPTRAGKKDVLLIASGDLRLSANQVCWPAQKEMEKALFEAVKDHGYRVVRAHSYQNAQKHGFIASQREGMDVFAGIDPQAPLIVAEAVWQYSHHVLPGLCTHEGPILTLANWSGTWPGLVGMLNLNGSLTKAGVKYSTLWAEDFQASHFRQKLNRWLETGKISHPTSHAKRLSRIKIPAKLQRLGSALASQLKTDKAIMGVFDEGCMGMFNAIIPDHLLNPTGVFKERLSQSALFYETNQVSNQEADEVRSWMEKRGMTFHTGRKHATDLTDKQIRTQCKMYVAALRIADDFGCDTIGIQYQQGLKDLLPASDLAEGTLNNTKRPPVKARDGSKILYAGEPLPHFNEVDECAGLDGLMTHRVHRSLGQPPENTLHDLRWGDRDASGTTDEYVWVFLISGSAPPEHFPGGWKGASSERQPAMYFPNGGGTLKGISKPGEIVWSRIFVESGKLKMDLGRAKAIELPEKETQRRWAATTSQWPILHAVTYGVSRDQMMARHKSNHIQVAYAHDAKQADQAMLVKAAMAAELGLEVAICGTRADGKAW
- a CDS encoding phosphopantothenoylcysteine decarboxylase — translated: MARILITSGPTRQYLDPVRYLTNASSGRMGKALANAAALAGHEVIVISGPVEVEYDKGMEVVPIVSTEEMLDAAKHLFESCDGAIGVAAPCDYRPTKVEAQKISKTGEPLTLQLIETPDVVATLGARKRSDQWVVGFALETDDHRFRAIRKLEEKSCDLIVLNSPEAMNSPETRVEILNPAGNVVRAIAGAKSAVAAEIVTIIDQQLVKQVNLSN